From Rutidosis leptorrhynchoides isolate AG116_Rl617_1_P2 chromosome 3, CSIRO_AGI_Rlap_v1, whole genome shotgun sequence, a single genomic window includes:
- the LOC139896515 gene encoding probable carboxylesterase 17 yields the protein MVTISLSQKSTNFQCSNNNSIVEEINGLIRVHKDGNVERPPIVPHVSCMVPLELNVIARDVMINKFTNLWARLYAPSIRQFSSKLSLLVYFHGGGFCVGSASWACYHEFLTHVARVACCVVVSINYRLAPENRLPTAYDDGVNAITWLKQEASKGTIDELKWCDFSNLYLAGDSAGGNISYHVASRLVSMHFLSPKGIILIQPFFGGETRTSSEKHSVQPIHSALTLPASDTYWRLALPLGHKRDHPFCNPLAKGAPKPSDMRNIKTMICVAELDILKDKNLELGHVLVSVGARVQSVIHKDVGHAFHVLQNYPMARTRINEMINQLKAFINQ from the coding sequence ATGGTGACGATATCGTTAAGTCAAAAGTCAACCAATTTTCAATGCTCGAACAATAACTCGATTGTTGAAGAGATCAACGGGTTAATTCGGGTTCACAAAGATGGTAACGTCGAGAGACCTCCAATTGTACCTCATGTTTCTTGCATGGTACCTTTGGAGCTCAATGTCATAGCAAGAGATGTTATGATAAACAAGTTTACCAACTTGTGGGCACGTTTGTATGCCCCTAGCATCAGACAGTTTTCATCAAAACTGTCGTTGCTAGTGTACTTTCACGGAGGTGGGTTTTGTGTGGGGTCGGCTTCATGGGCTTGTTACCATGAATTCTTGACACATGTTGCTCGTGTTGCATGTTGTGTTGTTGTATCGATAAATTACCGTCTTGCCCCTGAAAACCGCCTCCCAACTGCCTATGATGATGGGGTCAATGCCATTACGTGGCTAAAACAAGAGGCGTCAAAGGGAACCATTGATGAGCTTAAATGGTGTGATTTTTCGAACTTATATTTAGCTGGTGATAGTGCTGGCGGGAACATATCGTACCATGTCGCATCACGACTAGTGTCTATGCACTTTTTATCGCCAAAAGGGATTATTTTGATTCAACCCTTTTTTGGGGGAGAAACAAGAACTTCGTCCGAGAAACATTCGGTGCAACCGATTCACTCTGCATTAACTCTACCAGCTTCTGACACATATTGGCGGCTAGCGCTACCACTAGGGCATAAACGAGACCACCCATTTTGTAACCCTCTAGCCAAAGGTGCACCAAAACCAAGTGATATGAGAAATATCAAGACTATGATTTGTGTGGCTGAATTGGACATACTTAAAGATAAAAATTTAGAGCTTGGGCATGTCCTTGTTAGTGTGGGTGCACGTGTGCAATCTGTTATTCACAAAGACGTTGGACACGCATTTCATGTTCTACAGAACTACCCAATGGCTCGTACCAGAATAAACGAGATGATTAATCAACTTAAAGCATTTATCAACCAATAA